The Tripterygium wilfordii isolate XIE 37 chromosome 5, ASM1340144v1, whole genome shotgun sequence genome window below encodes:
- the LOC119999086 gene encoding eukaryotic translation initiation factor 3 subunit E-like: protein MATYDLTPRIAPNLDRHLVFPLLEFLQERQLYPDDQILKAKIELLNKTNMVDYAMDIHKSLYHTEDVPQDMMDRRAEVVARLKSLEEGAAPIVAFLQNPNAVQELRADKQYNIQMLKDRYQIGLEQIEALYLYAKFQFECGNYSGAADYLYQYRALSTNSERSLSALWGKLAAEILMQNWDIALEELNRLKEIIDSKSFSSPLNQVQSRIWLMYWSLFIFFNNENGRTQIIDLFNQDKYLNAIQTNAPHLLRYLATAFIVNKRRRPQFKEFIKVIQQEQHSYKDPITEFLACVYVNYDFDGAQKKMKECEEVILNDPFLGKRVEESNYSTVPLRDEFLENARLFIFETYCRIHRRIDMGVLAEKLYLNYEEAERWIVNLIQTSKLDAKIDSKSGTVIMEPNHPNVYEQLIDHTKALSGRTYKLVGQLLEHAQGQTAR from the exons ATGGCTACGTACGACCTAACACCACGGATTGCGCCGAACCTAGACAGGCACCTGGTGTTCCCTTTGTTGGAGTTCTTGCAGGAGCGACAGCTCTACCCTGATGACCAGATCCTGAAAGCCAAGATCGAGCTCCTCAACAAGACTAACATGGTCGACTACGCCATGGACATCCACAAGTCTCTCTACCACACTGAAGATGTCCCCCAAG ATATGATGGATAGAAGGGCGGAGGTCGTGGCTAGGCTTAAGTCGCTGGAGGAGGGGGCGGCACCTATCGTGGCTTTCCTGCAGAATCCGAATGCAGTGCAGGAATTGAGAGCGGACAAGCAGTATAACATCCAGATGCTCAAAGATCGTTATCAG ATTGGACTGGAGCAGATTGAGGCACTATACCTGTACGCCAAGTTTCAATTTGAATGTGGAAACTACTCTGGTGCTGCTGACTATCTTTATCAGTATAGGGCCTTGTCTACAAATAGTGAAAGAAGTTTGAGTGCATTATGGGGGAAGCTTGCAGCTGAGATACTGATGCAGAACTGGGATATTGCTCTTGAAGAACTTAATCGGttaaaagaaataattgatTCGAAG AGTTTCTCATCACCGTTGAATCAAGTGCAAAGCAGAATATGGCTGATGTATTGGAGTCTCTTTATCTTTTTCAACAACGAAAATGGAAGGACACAGATCATCGACCTCTTCAATCAGGACAA GTATCTAAATGCGATTCAAACCAATGCTCCTCATCTTCTACGTTACCTGGCAACTGCATTTATAGTAAACAAAAGGAGAAGACCTCAGTTCAAAGAGTTTATAAAGGTCATTCAGCAAGAGCAGCATTCTTACAAGGATCCCATCACTGAGTTTTTGGCATGTGTTTATGTCAATTATGACTTTGATGGGGcacaaaagaagatgaaagagTGCGAAGAA GTGATATTGAATGATCCATTCCTTGGAAAACGAGTTGAAGAAAGCAACTATTCTACCGTTCCATTGAGAGATGAGTTCCTTGAAAATGCTCGCCTATTTATCTTTGAAACTTATTGCAGAATCCATCGTCGCATTGACATGGG AGTTCTTGCTGAGAAGTTGTATTTGAACTATGAGGAGGCTGAGAGATGGATCGTGAATCTTATCCAAACCTCAAAGCTTGATGCCAAGATTGATTCGAAGTCTGGAACTGTTATAATGGAACCCAATCATCCCAACGT ATATGAGCAGTTGATCGACCACACAAAGGCATTGTCAGGTCGTACTTACAAGTTAGTTGGTCAACTACTTGAACATGCACAGGGCCAAACTGCTAGATAA
- the LOC119998180 gene encoding S-formylglutathione hydrolase yields the protein MEKQPVEITSAKMYGGYNKRYKHYSPTLGCSMNFHIYFPPSPSPSHKFPILYWLSGLTCTDENFIIKSGGQRAASTEGIALIVPDTSPRGLNVEGEADSWDFGVGAGFYLNATQEKWKSWRMYDYIVKELPQLLSENFPQLDTSRASISGHSMGGHGALTIYLKNLDKYKSVSAFAPIVNPINCAWGQKAFTNYLGENKADWEEYDATCLVSKFPNVSATILIDQGEEDKFLHDQLLAHKFEEACRNAKVPLLLRLQPGYDHSYFFVATFLDDHMSHHAQALKL from the exons ATGGAGAAGCAGCCAGTGGAGATTACCAGCGCGAAGATGTACGGAGGTTACAACAAGAGATACAAGCATTACAGTCCAACACTGGGTTGCTCCATGAATTTCCACATCTACTTCCCGCCTTCGCCTTCCCCTTCCCACAAATTCCCT ATACTTTATTGGCTCTCTGGGCTTACCTGTACGGATGAGAATTTCATTATCAAGTCAGGCGGTCAGCGTGCTGCCTCAACTGAGGGGATTGCTCTAATTGTCCCTGATACATCTCCAA GAGGTCTTAATGTGGAAGGAGAGGCAGACAGCTGGGACTTCGGTGTAG GTGCTGGATTCTATCTAAATGCTACACAAGAGAAGTGGAAGAGCTGGCGCATGTATGATTATATTGTGAAAGAACTACCACAACTTCTGAGTGAAAATTTTCCTCAACTGGATACATCAAGGGCATCTATATCTGGTCATTCAATGGGTGGGCATGGTGCTCTGACGATCTACCTTAAAAATCTCGACAAGTATAAG TCAGTGTCTGCCTTTGCACCAATTGTCAATCCTATCAACTGTGCTTGGGGTCAGAAGGCTTTCACAAACTATTTAGGTGAAAATAAAGCTGATTGGGAG GAATATGATGCCACTTGCCTGGTCTCAAAGTTCCCAAATGTATCTGCTACCATTTTAATTGACCAG GGGGAGGAAGACAAGTTCTTGCATGATCAGCTGCTAGCACACAAGTTTGAGGAAGCATGCAGGAATGCCAAGGTTCCCCTTCTATTGCGATTGCAGCCTGGTTATGACCATTCCTACTTTTTCGTCGCCACCTTTCTTGATGATCATATGAGTCACCATGCTCAAGCCCTGAAACTCTAA
- the LOC119998864 gene encoding uncharacterized protein LOC119998864, which translates to MAASGTDLGELLKPFHERATEAEGRLSRLEASPSSKKDAGNEEYLKTISELQAKLESANAELVSERGKTKQLSVENSKLQYRIIHLVRAINDADKELEHLRDQNPEATAM; encoded by the exons ATGGCAGCGTCTGGGACCGACCTTGGAGAGCTTCTGAAGCCTTTTCACGAAAGAGCCACTGAAGCTGAG GGTCGCTTGTCTCGACTTGAAGCTTCCCCTTCGAGTAAAAAAG ATGCTGGAAATGAAGAATATTTGAAAACAATAAGTGAACTTCAAGCCAAGCTGGAAAGTGCTAATGCAGAATTAGTTTCAGAAAGGGGAAAG ACCAAGCAGCTTTCTGTGGAAAATTCAAAACTTCAGTATCGCATCATCCATCTCGTCCGAGCAATCAATGATGCTGATAAAGAGTTGGAGCATCTAAGAG ATCAAAACCCAGAGGCAACTGCTATGTGA